In Lineus longissimus chromosome 7, tnLinLong1.2, whole genome shotgun sequence, a genomic segment contains:
- the LOC135491278 gene encoding cilia- and flagella-associated protein 100-like isoform X1: MDDTPRSAVATPSGSEASGKKSARGDIVSRQSGKVTFPNSARSSRMSEQSESITPTGNPFKMPPDNDIFVLRDKERQKKKQERIRQRSLKVHEKTTYASRVNFRTASMIRPADSDEERQKSDDDEEKALAVKDDPQFTLAVTRDRHVEKESLADYISKKREMFLVQYSLGVKRDEMRKLEEIAAAEERKLELAEQYLEEDAAMFDEFLKENDKNSVEAIKIAEAETKAKLEKVSEIKRINAQMMAVKSEISKYEDTLKEYQLYKKFLDALTPQEWRDQRDYQRAKRREERKKKKEEELAKRGPLLPKTPTNTDDKSKKSSKSPSKLGMNAKGVAKRVGVGAIAFKWRKHSRQESGASSGRSSSQADTKSVVSLTDDSEDESDEEPELYFTDPQQLLDIFAELEEQNLSLIQNSQETEEALEEMKQTIKNTKGKMEKETEILKEQIDKLNNAINREEEKATELEVKAKLFSYGEFKQEDQEKMLAQLNNKVEDVYRSCIGDNEANISTLQMLTNIENRLEELFEMIEMMPQDKVEAAEKAKDKERRLKLREEKMEQQRLHQEDRVRRALERAKADPKKRTGKKLVFRSEPPQLKKKEDDGDDQATREEEFLAYFFT, translated from the exons ATGGATGACACACCAAGGTCAGCAGTGGCCACGCCATCAGGCTCTGAAGCATCTGGGAAAAAATCAGCAC GAGGAGATATTGTTTCGCGTCAGTCTGGAAAGGTGACATTTCCAAACTCGGCCAGATCCAGCAGAATGTCGGAACAGTCTGAAAGCATAACTCCAACCGGGAATCCATTTAAGATGCCACCAGACAATGACATCTTTGTCCTCAGAGACAAAGAACGCCAGAAAAAGAAACAGGAACGCATCCGCCAGCGTAGCCTTAAAGTCCACGAAAAAACGACTTACGCCTCCCGTGTGAACTTCCGTACCGCTTCCATGATTCGTCCGGCAGATTCTGACGAGGAGAGGCAAAagtcggatgatgatgaagagaagGCTCTTGCTGTTAAAGACGATCCACAGTTTACGTTGGCGGTGACCAGGGATCGCCATGTGGAGAAAGAGAGTCTGGCTGATTATATCTCGAAGAAGAGGGAGATGTTTTTGGTGCAG TACTCTTTGGGTGTAAAGAGAGACGAGATGAGAAAATTAGAAGAGATAGCTGCAGCAGAGGAGAGAAAGTTAGAGCTAGCAGAACAATACTTAGAAGAAGATGCTGCAATGTTCGATGAATTCTTGAAGGAAAATGACAAAAACTCTGTCGAGGCAATCAAAAT agcTGAAGCAGAGACTAAGGCCAAGTTGGAGAAAGTGTCCGAGATCAAGCGAATTAATGCCCAGATGATGGCTGTGAAGagtgaaatatcaaaatacgAAGATACGTTGAAAGAATATCAGTTGTACAAGAAATTTTTAGACGCACTGACTCCTCAG GAGTGGCGTGACCAAAGAGATTATCAACGAGCCAAGCGAAGAGAggagagaaagaagaaaaaagaggaGGAATTGGCTAAGAGGGGACCAC TTCTTCCAAAGACACCAACCAACACAGATGACAAGTCAAAGAAATCAAGTAAATCTCCATCAAAATTGGGCATGAATGCCAAGGGAGTTGCAAAGAG AGTAGGCGTCGGGGCGATAGCCTTCAAATGGAGGAAACACTCACGACAGGAGTCTGGAGCAAG CAGTGGACGCAGCTCAAGTCAGGCAGATACCAAGAGCGTGGTGTCACTGACTGACGACTCTGAGGATGAGAGTGACGAGGAGCCAGAATTGTACTTCACCGACCCGCAGCAGCTCCTGGACATCTTTGCGGAGCTGGAAGAGCAGAATCTGTCGCTGATTCAGAACAGCCAAGAGACGGAGGAGGCTTTGGAGGAAATGAAACAGACGATTAAAAACACAAAAGGAAAAAT GGAAAAAGAGACAGAGATTTTAAAAGAACAGATTGACAAATTAAACAACGCTATAAACCGAGAGGAGGAGAAGGCAACTGAGTTAGAAGTGAAAGCAAA ATTGTTCTCATACGGCGAGTTCAAACAGGAAGATCAGGAGAAGATGCTGGCTCAGCTGAATAACAAGGTTGAGGATGTCTACAGGAGTTGTATCGGAGACAATGAGGCAAACATCAG TACTTTACAGATGTTGACAAACATTGAAAACCGTTTGGAGGAATTATTCGAGATGATAGAAATGATGCCACAAGACAAAGTGGAAGCAGCAGAAAAG GCTAAAGACAAGGAGAGGCGATTGAAGTTACGCGAAGAGAAAATGGAACAGCAACGTTTACACCAAGAAGACCGGGTTAGGCGAGCATTGGAAAGGGCCAAGGCGGATCCCAAGAAAAGG
- the LOC135491278 gene encoding cilia- and flagella-associated protein 100-like isoform X2 encodes MDDTPRSAVATPSGSEASGKKSARGDIVSRQSGKVTFPNSARSSRMSEQSESITPTGNPFKMPPDNDIFVLRDKERQKKKQERIRQRSLKVHEKTTYASRVNFRTASMIRPADSDEERQKSDDDEEKALAVKDDPQFTLAVTRDRHVEKESLADYISKKREMFLVQYSLGVKRDEMRKLEEIAAAEERKLELAEQYLEEDAAMFDEFLKENDKNSVEAIKIAEAETKAKLEKVSEIKRINAQMMAVKSEISKYEDTLKEYQLYKKFLDALTPQEWRDQRDYQRAKRREERKKKKEEELAKRGPLLPKTPTNTDDKSKKSSKSPSKLGMNAKGVAKSSGRSSSQADTKSVVSLTDDSEDESDEEPELYFTDPQQLLDIFAELEEQNLSLIQNSQETEEALEEMKQTIKNTKGKMEKETEILKEQIDKLNNAINREEEKATELEVKAKLFSYGEFKQEDQEKMLAQLNNKVEDVYRSCIGDNEANISTLQMLTNIENRLEELFEMIEMMPQDKVEAAEKAKDKERRLKLREEKMEQQRLHQEDRVRRALERAKADPKKRTGKKLVFRSEPPQLKKKEDDGDDQATREEEFLAYFFT; translated from the exons ATGGATGACACACCAAGGTCAGCAGTGGCCACGCCATCAGGCTCTGAAGCATCTGGGAAAAAATCAGCAC GAGGAGATATTGTTTCGCGTCAGTCTGGAAAGGTGACATTTCCAAACTCGGCCAGATCCAGCAGAATGTCGGAACAGTCTGAAAGCATAACTCCAACCGGGAATCCATTTAAGATGCCACCAGACAATGACATCTTTGTCCTCAGAGACAAAGAACGCCAGAAAAAGAAACAGGAACGCATCCGCCAGCGTAGCCTTAAAGTCCACGAAAAAACGACTTACGCCTCCCGTGTGAACTTCCGTACCGCTTCCATGATTCGTCCGGCAGATTCTGACGAGGAGAGGCAAAagtcggatgatgatgaagagaagGCTCTTGCTGTTAAAGACGATCCACAGTTTACGTTGGCGGTGACCAGGGATCGCCATGTGGAGAAAGAGAGTCTGGCTGATTATATCTCGAAGAAGAGGGAGATGTTTTTGGTGCAG TACTCTTTGGGTGTAAAGAGAGACGAGATGAGAAAATTAGAAGAGATAGCTGCAGCAGAGGAGAGAAAGTTAGAGCTAGCAGAACAATACTTAGAAGAAGATGCTGCAATGTTCGATGAATTCTTGAAGGAAAATGACAAAAACTCTGTCGAGGCAATCAAAAT agcTGAAGCAGAGACTAAGGCCAAGTTGGAGAAAGTGTCCGAGATCAAGCGAATTAATGCCCAGATGATGGCTGTGAAGagtgaaatatcaaaatacgAAGATACGTTGAAAGAATATCAGTTGTACAAGAAATTTTTAGACGCACTGACTCCTCAG GAGTGGCGTGACCAAAGAGATTATCAACGAGCCAAGCGAAGAGAggagagaaagaagaaaaaagaggaGGAATTGGCTAAGAGGGGACCAC TTCTTCCAAAGACACCAACCAACACAGATGACAAGTCAAAGAAATCAAGTAAATCTCCATCAAAATTGGGCATGAATGCCAAGGGAGTTGCAAAGAG CAGTGGACGCAGCTCAAGTCAGGCAGATACCAAGAGCGTGGTGTCACTGACTGACGACTCTGAGGATGAGAGTGACGAGGAGCCAGAATTGTACTTCACCGACCCGCAGCAGCTCCTGGACATCTTTGCGGAGCTGGAAGAGCAGAATCTGTCGCTGATTCAGAACAGCCAAGAGACGGAGGAGGCTTTGGAGGAAATGAAACAGACGATTAAAAACACAAAAGGAAAAAT GGAAAAAGAGACAGAGATTTTAAAAGAACAGATTGACAAATTAAACAACGCTATAAACCGAGAGGAGGAGAAGGCAACTGAGTTAGAAGTGAAAGCAAA ATTGTTCTCATACGGCGAGTTCAAACAGGAAGATCAGGAGAAGATGCTGGCTCAGCTGAATAACAAGGTTGAGGATGTCTACAGGAGTTGTATCGGAGACAATGAGGCAAACATCAG TACTTTACAGATGTTGACAAACATTGAAAACCGTTTGGAGGAATTATTCGAGATGATAGAAATGATGCCACAAGACAAAGTGGAAGCAGCAGAAAAG GCTAAAGACAAGGAGAGGCGATTGAAGTTACGCGAAGAGAAAATGGAACAGCAACGTTTACACCAAGAAGACCGGGTTAGGCGAGCATTGGAAAGGGCCAAGGCGGATCCCAAGAAAAGG
- the LOC135491061 gene encoding probable imidazolonepropionase yields the protein MAYRLLIHSAKQVVFVAKNGEKVLVGDGQKVAIMESEGIDGISIVIDKEGNIKEIGEDTEMQKKYSPEEFDQTIDATGLCILPGLVDGHTHPVWDGDRVHEFAMKLAGATYMDVHKAGGGINFTVERTKAATEEQLFTSFRERLDRMLAAGTTLVECKSGYGLNLETELKMLRVIERAKHDLPIDVSSTYCGAHSVPKGYTASEATDDIINVQIPHLKALIDGGELSVDNIDVFCEKGVFDVDQSRKILVAGKKIGLNINFHGEELNLLNSAQMGAEIGAMAISHLEEVSDDGIDAMAKAGCVATILPTTAYILRLKQPPVRKMIERGVPVALGTDFNPNAFCLSLPLVMHLACVNLHMTMDEALIGATLNAAASLGKATTHGSIEVGKVGDFVILDAPRWEHLIYQMAGHDHIIKYVVKNGKIVKERK from the exons ATGGCATACAGATTGTTGATTCATTCCGCAAAACAAGTGGTGTTTGTTGCTAAAAATGGTGAGAAAGTTTTGGTTGGAGATGGCCAGAAAGTAGCCATAATGGAATCGGAAGGGATTGATGGCATAAGCATTGTCATAGACAA AGAGGGCAACATCAAGGAAATTGGTGAAGACAcagaaatgcagaaaaaatACTCCCCAGAAGAATTTGATCAGACAATAGATGCAACAGGACTCTGCATTTTGCCAG gTTTGGTAGATGGCCACACACATCCAGTTTGGGACGGGGATAGAGTTCATGAATTTGCTATGAAg cttgctggcgccacctatatgGATGTCCACAAAGCCGGTGGAGGAATCAACTTCACTGTTGAACGCACCAAAGCAGCCACGGAGGAACAGCTATTCACAAGTTTCAGAGAACgcctggacaggatgctggccgCTGGTACGACCCTTGTGGAGTGTAAGAGCGGATACGGACTGAACTTGGAAACGGAGCTGAAGATGCTACGAGTGATTGAGAGAGCGAAACATGACTTGCCAATTGACGTGTCCTCCACTTATTGTGGCGCCCATTCTGTTCCAAA GGGTTACACAGCCAGTGAAGCTaccgatgacatcatcaatgttCAAATTCCACATCTCAAGGCTCTTATAGACGGTGGTGAGCTCAGCGTGGACAATATAGATGTATTCTGTGAGAAGGGAGTGTTTGACGTGGACCAATCTAGGAAGATCTTGGTGGCCGGCAAGAAGATtggattgaatatcaatttccACGGAGAAGAGTTAAACTTATTGAACTCTGCTCAG ATGGGAGCAGAAATTGGTGCCATGGCAATCAGTCATTTAGAGGAAGTGTCCGATGATGGCATAGACGCCATGGCTAAAGCTGGCTGTGTCGCTACGATCCTACCAACTACTGCCTATATCCTGCGTCTGAAGCAACCTCCAGTCAGGAAGATGATAGAGAGAGGGGTACCAGTCGCTCTGGGGACGGATTTTAATCCTAATGCATTTTGTTTGTCATTG CCACTCGTCATGCACCTCGCCTGTGTGAACCTGCACATGACAATGGATGAGGCTCTGATTGGTGCTACACTGAATGCGGCCGCATCGCTGGGAAAAGCCACCACCCACGGATCCATTGAAGTTGGGAAAGTTGGGGACTTTGTTATTCTTGATGCTCCAAG ATGGGAGCATTTGATCTACCAAATGGCTGGACACGATCACATCATCAAGTACGTCGTCAAAAATGGGAAAATTGTCAAGGAGCGCAAATGA
- the LOC135491328 gene encoding zinc finger protein 277-like isoform X1: MHNLRTLQKAYANFGHNAICDPLFQVKRIGQCRNNLCGNDQSILQPLSLPEEASSSSSTYPAKMHSQTKLIKCLFCEEEFDYQKNRNDILKHFLEVHKFVIADVKIIAEFKQYVDYWRERFTQNTITEFCSVINTNTRPEDIGPKEQYYLLCDMLPEDKELRQKLQQEKLADVLAQQQRERASESFSRGCLFCKEEFHTNRVEIFDHMVKKHNFNVGQADNLVYTDEFLDLLEEKLKLLQCLYCEKTFTDRWTLKEHMRKKQHKKVNPQNIVYDKYYIVNYLELGKNWEIIQAEVDGPDECDSEVEDDWSDWKEEAGSHAVCLFCDSQAATSDLLMEHMKVTHNFDLHAIKGRLKLNFYLQVKLVNYIRRQVYQNSCLSCDAKFKSRDELLRHFEDSGHISQLPDVKVWDQPQYYFPTYENDNLLFELSDEETEDDSGPECVVIPECNPVKESILMDPNLRKELIQDSDDFPSMFLIH; the protein is encoded by the exons ATGCATAACCTCAGAACACTTCAGAAGGCCTACGCCAATTTCGGACACAATGCCAtctgtgaccctttgttccaggtgaaacgcattGGTCAGTGCCGAAACAATCTTTGTGGAAATG ATCAGTCCATCTTGCAGCCTCTGAGCCTACCAGAAGAGGCGAGTTCATCCAGTTCAACTTATCCAGCAAAGATGCATTCACAAACTAAGCTGATCAAATGTCTCTTCTGCGAAGAAGAATTTGATTATCAGAAAAATCGTAATGACATCCTCAAACACTTTCTTGAGGTTCACAAATTTGTGATTGCTGATGTCAAGATAATAGCAGAATTCAAACA GTACGTTGACTATTGGCGGGAGAGATTCACCCAAAATACCATCACTGAGTTTTGTTCTGTTATCAACACCAACACAAGACCAGAAGATATTG GTCCCAAGGAGCAGTATTACCTCCTGTGTGATATGTTGCCTGAGGATAAGGAGTTGCGGCAGAAACTTCAGCAGGAAAAGCTG GCAGACGTTCTTGCCCAGCAACAGAGGGAGAGGGCTTCTGAATCATTTTCACGAGGTTGTCTGTTTTGCAAAGAAGAGTTCCACACAAACAGGGTGGAGATTTTCGACCATATGGTGAAGAAACACAACTTTAATGTTGGTCAAGCAGATAATTTAG TTTACACTGATGAATTTCTAGACCTTTTGGAAGAGAAACTTAAATT ATTACAATGTTTGTACTGCGAGAAAACTTTCACAGACAGATGGACTCTGAAGGAGCACATGAGGAAGAAACAGCACAAGAAAGTCAATccacaaaatattgtttatgaCAAGTATTATATTGTCAATTACTTG GAACTCGGTAAAAATTGGGAGATAATCCAAGCAGAGGTTGATGGACCTGATGAATGTGACTCTGAAGTTGAAGA TGACTGGAGCGACTGGAAGGAAGAAGCTGGTAGCCATGCCGTGTGTTTATTCTGTGATAGCCAAGCAGCAACCTCTGACCTTTTGATGGAGCATATGAAGGTCACACACAATTTTGACCTACATGCAATAAAGGGACGCCTGAAATTGAACTTTTATCTTCAAGTTAAACTAGTCAACTATATTAGACGCCAG GTATACCAGAATTCCTGTCTCTCCTGTGATGCGAAGTTCAAATCAAGAGATGAACTGCTACGGCATTTTGAGGACAGTGGCCATATTTCACAGCTGCCAGATGTTAAAGTTTGGGACCAACCCCA ATATTATTTCCCGACTTACGAGAATGACAACCTGCTGTTTGAGTTATCAGATGAGGAGACTGAAGATGATTCTGGACCTGAATGTGTCGTGATCCCAGAGTGTAACCCAGTCAAAGAAAGTATTCTAATGGACCCTAACTTGAGGAAAGAGTTAATACAAGACAGTGATGACTTTCCCTCGATGTTCCTCATTCACTAG
- the LOC135491328 gene encoding zinc finger protein 277-like isoform X2 encodes MASQNFFPEIDQSILQPLSLPEEASSSSSTYPAKMHSQTKLIKCLFCEEEFDYQKNRNDILKHFLEVHKFVIADVKIIAEFKQYVDYWRERFTQNTITEFCSVINTNTRPEDIGPKEQYYLLCDMLPEDKELRQKLQQEKLADVLAQQQRERASESFSRGCLFCKEEFHTNRVEIFDHMVKKHNFNVGQADNLVYTDEFLDLLEEKLKLLQCLYCEKTFTDRWTLKEHMRKKQHKKVNPQNIVYDKYYIVNYLELGKNWEIIQAEVDGPDECDSEVEDDWSDWKEEAGSHAVCLFCDSQAATSDLLMEHMKVTHNFDLHAIKGRLKLNFYLQVKLVNYIRRQVYQNSCLSCDAKFKSRDELLRHFEDSGHISQLPDVKVWDQPQYYFPTYENDNLLFELSDEETEDDSGPECVVIPECNPVKESILMDPNLRKELIQDSDDFPSMFLIH; translated from the exons ATGGCTTCtcagaatttttttcctgaaattg ATCAGTCCATCTTGCAGCCTCTGAGCCTACCAGAAGAGGCGAGTTCATCCAGTTCAACTTATCCAGCAAAGATGCATTCACAAACTAAGCTGATCAAATGTCTCTTCTGCGAAGAAGAATTTGATTATCAGAAAAATCGTAATGACATCCTCAAACACTTTCTTGAGGTTCACAAATTTGTGATTGCTGATGTCAAGATAATAGCAGAATTCAAACA GTACGTTGACTATTGGCGGGAGAGATTCACCCAAAATACCATCACTGAGTTTTGTTCTGTTATCAACACCAACACAAGACCAGAAGATATTG GTCCCAAGGAGCAGTATTACCTCCTGTGTGATATGTTGCCTGAGGATAAGGAGTTGCGGCAGAAACTTCAGCAGGAAAAGCTG GCAGACGTTCTTGCCCAGCAACAGAGGGAGAGGGCTTCTGAATCATTTTCACGAGGTTGTCTGTTTTGCAAAGAAGAGTTCCACACAAACAGGGTGGAGATTTTCGACCATATGGTGAAGAAACACAACTTTAATGTTGGTCAAGCAGATAATTTAG TTTACACTGATGAATTTCTAGACCTTTTGGAAGAGAAACTTAAATT ATTACAATGTTTGTACTGCGAGAAAACTTTCACAGACAGATGGACTCTGAAGGAGCACATGAGGAAGAAACAGCACAAGAAAGTCAATccacaaaatattgtttatgaCAAGTATTATATTGTCAATTACTTG GAACTCGGTAAAAATTGGGAGATAATCCAAGCAGAGGTTGATGGACCTGATGAATGTGACTCTGAAGTTGAAGA TGACTGGAGCGACTGGAAGGAAGAAGCTGGTAGCCATGCCGTGTGTTTATTCTGTGATAGCCAAGCAGCAACCTCTGACCTTTTGATGGAGCATATGAAGGTCACACACAATTTTGACCTACATGCAATAAAGGGACGCCTGAAATTGAACTTTTATCTTCAAGTTAAACTAGTCAACTATATTAGACGCCAG GTATACCAGAATTCCTGTCTCTCCTGTGATGCGAAGTTCAAATCAAGAGATGAACTGCTACGGCATTTTGAGGACAGTGGCCATATTTCACAGCTGCCAGATGTTAAAGTTTGGGACCAACCCCA ATATTATTTCCCGACTTACGAGAATGACAACCTGCTGTTTGAGTTATCAGATGAGGAGACTGAAGATGATTCTGGACCTGAATGTGTCGTGATCCCAGAGTGTAACCCAGTCAAAGAAAGTATTCTAATGGACCCTAACTTGAGGAAAGAGTTAATACAAGACAGTGATGACTTTCCCTCGATGTTCCTCATTCACTAG
- the LOC135491327 gene encoding probable cytochrome P450 CYP44, producing MMLSKFSSSSSAQLVKISRFFGKGVNLQVPSLSCATVIQDSSAKGFDDIPGPKGLPLLGTVLDYRFGPYKPSNYHKALLDRHKQYGKIFKETIAGHTVVHLFDPEFFRIMFQSEDRMPHVSPLLETVQMYRKKRNLSPGLGNSNGEEWYRLRSAVQQLMMRPREVAAFFHLAEGVATDFLERIRRIRDDNQEVGDFLNEVKKWTLESSAMTCFETRLGAMECLPDSDIQKTIDANAAIFELSTKLYFSLPLFKYFPTPSWQKLLNKEDFFYSKGKELIDATTKTIQGLMDKGELKDGQYGFMTYLLTREEFEYKDAVIIALSLFGDGLSTTSPTTVGQLYCLAMNPEKQERLYEEVCREAPKGEPLTSERINRMSYLKACVKEGFRFFPIGPDVAREAKKDIVIAGYTIPEGTRIEMNNFGLLRSSEYFNDPDDYLPERWLRGGSAHNIHPYLLTPFGHGPRMCAGRRFAEQEMYILITKLIQNFKIQWNSQEIMSQKFNMLFVPDITARFGFLNRE from the exons ATGATGTTGTCAAAGTTTAGTAGCTCCTCATCTGCACAACTTGTCAAAATTTctagattttttggcaaaggTGTAAATTTACAAGTGCCTTCCTTGAGTTGTGCAACTGTCATCCAGGACTCCAGTGCCAAAGGCTTTGACGACATTCCCGGACCCAAGGGACTACCGCTGTTAGGGACAGTATTGGACTACAGATTTG GCCCATACAAACCATCGAATTACCACAAGGCCCTCCTTGACCGCCACAAACAATATGGAAAGATATTCAAAGAAACTATTGCCGGCCACACAGTTGTCCATTTGTTTGACCCAGAATTCTTCCGGATCATGTTTCAATCAGAGGACAGGATGCCACATGTCTCGCCACTCTTGGAGACAGTTCAAATGTATCGAAAGAAACGTAATCTGTCTCCAGGATTAGGGAACAG CAATGGTGAGGAATGGTATCGACTCCGAAGTGCCGTTCAACAATTGATGATGCGGCCAAGGGAGGTTGCTGCATTCTTCCACTTGGCTGAGGGGGTCGCCACAGACTTCCTCGAGAGGATCAGAAGAATAAGAGATGACAACCAGGAAGTTGGAGATTTCTTGAATGAGGTGAAGAAATGGACACTTGAAA GTTCGGCCATGACATGCTTTGAAACAAGACTCGGTGCCATGGAATGCCTACCAGACTCCGATATCCAAAAGACAATCGATGCCAATGCAGCTATCTTTGAACTGTCAACAAAACTATATTTCTCATTACCACTGTTCAAATATTTCCCAACACCATCATGGCAAAAGTTACTCAATAAAGAAGACTTCTTTTATAG CAAAGGAAAGGAGCTCATCGATGCCACCACCAAGACGATACAGGGTTTGATGGATAAGGGAGAACTAAAGGATGGACAATATGGCTTCATGACATATCTGTTGACAAGAGAAGAATTTGAGTACAAGGATGCTGTGATCATAGCGTTGTCTTTATTCGGGGATGGGCTGAGTACG ACTTCACCAACAACAGTAGGACAGCTCTACTGCTTGGCCATGAACCCCGAGAAGCAGGAGAGGCTGTATGAGGAGGTCTGCAGGGAGGCCCCTAAAGGGGAACCACTCACATCTGAAAGGATCAATAGAATGTCCTATCTCAAGGCTTGTGTCAAGGAAGGATTCAG GTTCTTTCCGATAGGACCAGATGTAGCAAGAGAGGCCAAGAAAGATATTGTCATCGCTGGATATACGATACCAGAAGGG acGAGGATTGAAATGAACAATTTTGGCCTTCTGCGATCGAGCGAGTATTTCAATGACCCTGACGACTACCTGCCTGAGAGATGGTTACGAGGAGGATCGGCCCATAACATCCACCCCTATCTTCTCACACCATTTGGTCATGGACCACGAATGTGTGCAG GGCGTCGATTTGCTGAACAAGAGATGTACATCCTCATTACGAAACTtattcagaatttcaaaattcagTGGAATTCTCAGGAAATCATGTCGCAGAAATTCAACATGTTGTTTGTGCCGGACATAACAGCTAGATTTGGATTTCTGAATCGAGAATAA
- the LOC135491086 gene encoding adipocyte plasma membrane-associated protein-like has translation MNAYVIPFTVAVLSIGIYLIPSPIDPQPYTFRDYPPELIGPLKPNYKLQKAKHIFENVVIGPETFTADKKGYIYTGSADGKLWRFKGDDLQLLGRTGVDDTRCGSLEMESVCGRPKGMKVDSHGNLIFVDAYKGLMKMDLVTMEIEMLVSSETGINGVPFMFLNSIDITSNGTIYFTDSTTRWTRKDYRFEVIETNHLGRLLSYDPRTKTLSLVLDNLYLANGIALSQDESYILIQEMSIMRILKYYLKGPRAGSSEVIMENMAGYPDNIKLTKSGTFHVAMGVTRFRKAGILKYARPFLDVIGPYPALKRLIAKLTPLWAYSIFLPRHNYFLEIDGDGNILKSFHDPDGKIIRGISEVFEHDGRLYIGHHEFPYVSVMDVKDLED, from the exons AT GAATGCCTATGTAATCCCTTTCACAGTGGCAGTCCTATCTATCGGTATCTACCTGATACCGAGCCCCATTGACCCTCAACCATACAC CTTCCGTGATTACCCACCTGAGCTTATTGGACCGTTAAAGCCCAACTACAAGCTACAGAAAGCAAAGCATATCTTTGAAAATGTTGTGATAGGACCAGAGACATTCACAGCAGATAAAAAAG GATACATCTATACTGGCTCAGCAGATGGCAAACTTTGGCGGTTCAAGGGAGACGATTTACAACTGCTTGGTAGGACAGGAGTTGATGACACCAGATGTGGTTCTTTAGAAATGGAGTCTGTGTGCGGCCGCCCAAAAGGCATGAAGGTCGATAGCCATGGGAACCTGATATTTGTTGATGCGTACAAAGGATTGATGAAGATGGACTTGGTGACAATGGAGATTGAGATGCTGGTATCTAGTGAGACAG GGATAAATGGTGTTCCTTTTATGTTTCTGAACAGCATTGACATTACAAGCAATGGGACTATCTACTTCACAGACTCAACGACACGATGGACAAGAAAAGATTACAGATTTGAG GTGATAGAAACGAACCACCTGGGACGTCTGCTCTCCTATGACCCGCGTACAAAAACATTGAGCCTGGTTCTTGACAATCTCTACCTAGCCAATGGTATTGCTCTCTCTCAAGATGAGTCGTACATCCTTATCCAAGAGATGAGTATTATGAGGATATTGAA ATATTACTTGAAGGGGCCGAGAGCTGGCAGTTCAGAGGTCATTATGGAGAATATGGCCGGCTATCCTGACAACATCAAGTTAACGAAATCAGGCACTTTTCATGTGGCCATGGGTGTGACAAGATTCAGGAAGGCTGGCATACTCAAGTATGCTCGGCCATTCTTGGATGTTATTGGGCCATATCCGGCTCTAAAAAGGCTTATAGCAAAG CTGACACCACTCTGGGCCTACAGCATCTTCCTCCCCCGCCATAACTatttcctcgaaattgacggagaCGGCAACATCTTGAAGAGCTTCCATGATCCAGACGGGAAGATAATACGAGGAATCAGTGAGGTGTTTGAGCACGACGGCAGGTTGTACATCGGACATCACGAGTTTCCGTACGTAAGTGTCATGGATGTAAAGGATTTAGAGGACTAG